The Nocardioides salarius genome includes a region encoding these proteins:
- a CDS encoding DUF7715 family protein, whose protein sequence is MKVLVATSRTQGDVEGDYSFCVPGELLWITMVCDTDRLYPERGCGCGRGFGGLTSHRATTTAEVAELDITETQLRLAVTTSLTDQGWLVPETAELHHELVAETVDLIHEIAEPLPAGTIVRRWIDDFHAFQPPAPR, encoded by the coding sequence ATGAAGGTACTGGTGGCAACGAGCAGGACACAGGGCGACGTGGAGGGGGACTACAGCTTCTGCGTCCCCGGAGAGCTGCTCTGGATCACGATGGTCTGCGACACGGACCGGTTGTACCCGGAGAGGGGGTGCGGCTGCGGGCGCGGCTTCGGTGGGCTGACCAGCCATCGCGCGACGACGACCGCGGAGGTGGCAGAACTGGACATCACCGAGACCCAGCTGCGCCTCGCAGTGACCACCAGCCTCACCGACCAGGGGTGGCTCGTCCCGGAGACGGCGGAGCTGCACCACGAGCTCGTGGCCGAGACCGTCGATCTGATCCACGAGATCGCCGAGCCTCTGCCTGCAGGCACGATCGTGCGTCGGTGGATCGACGACTTCCACGCCTTCCAGCCACCCGCGCCCCGATGA
- a CDS encoding sulfite exporter TauE/SafE family protein, whose amino-acid sequence MWLVAAFALAGGLAQLVDGTLGMGFGVTSATVLLALGVAPATASAATHAAKLPTTLISGLSHWHVGNVDKAVLIRVAIPGAIGGFLGAVVLTSISLAAAKSGMAALLLFFGAVILLRFGFGLRIIPTPKSGHTARWLAPIGLLGGFVDATGGGGWGPVVTPSLMTVTSHEPRKVVGTTNAAEFAVAVSVSLGFITGAAHQDIPWLPVLGLVLGGVIVAPIAARLAGRLPHAPMGVMVGGLIILVNSVVVLAAFADLPLALDLALMVGWLLLVGRIARAAWRRERAERLAASTPVAEPALV is encoded by the coding sequence ATGTGGTTGGTCGCAGCCTTCGCCCTCGCCGGCGGTTTGGCCCAGCTCGTCGACGGGACGCTGGGGATGGGCTTCGGGGTCACCTCGGCCACCGTGCTCCTGGCGCTCGGGGTCGCTCCCGCTACCGCCAGCGCGGCGACGCACGCCGCCAAGCTGCCCACGACGCTGATCTCGGGGCTCTCCCACTGGCACGTCGGCAACGTCGACAAGGCCGTGCTCATCCGGGTGGCGATCCCGGGCGCGATCGGCGGCTTCCTCGGTGCCGTGGTGCTGACCTCGATCAGCCTGGCGGCCGCCAAGAGCGGGATGGCGGCGCTGCTGCTGTTCTTCGGCGCGGTGATCCTGCTGCGCTTCGGCTTCGGCCTGCGCATCATCCCGACGCCCAAGTCGGGTCACACCGCGCGCTGGCTCGCCCCGATCGGGCTGCTCGGCGGCTTCGTCGACGCCACCGGCGGTGGTGGCTGGGGGCCGGTCGTCACGCCCAGCCTGATGACCGTCACCAGCCACGAGCCCCGCAAGGTCGTCGGCACCACCAACGCCGCCGAGTTCGCCGTGGCCGTCTCGGTCTCGCTCGGCTTCATCACCGGCGCGGCGCACCAGGACATCCCGTGGCTTCCGGTGCTCGGCCTGGTCCTCGGCGGCGTCATCGTGGCGCCCATCGCCGCCCGCCTGGCCGGCCGGCTGCCGCACGCCCCGATGGGCGTGATGGTCGGCGGACTGATCATCCTGGTCAACAGCGTCGTCGTCCTCGCGGCCTTCGCCGACCTCCCGCTGGCGCTCGACCTGGCCCTGATGGTGGGCTGGCTGCTCCTCGTCGGGCGCATCGCCCGGGCCGCGTGGCGCCGCGAGCGCGCCGAGCGTCTCGCCGCCTCGACCCCCGTGGCCGAGCCCGCGCTCGTCTGA